A genome region from Cucumis sativus cultivar 9930 chromosome 4, Cucumber_9930_V3, whole genome shotgun sequence includes the following:
- the LOC101214904 gene encoding BTB/POZ domain-containing protein At3g09030 produces MESQNLQPAIKTLTQERIKLNVGGELFETTVSTIRSGGPESLLYALSYRSIDDRNPIFIDRDPEIFSVLLSLLRTNRLPSSARRFSKQELSDEAVFYGIETNFNLAISPPPFNGIDASIVANVRPTSDGVVSSFTAANGDGSIWLAHGGQISSYDRNLIHERTIRTHLDEISSIRRVWPEIAALGSNTTSGLHFYNFYSGRHIGSSHWSDPTDPRIYKARVTAIADSPTSIFAAFDCPHRENSILLIDKSSLKIKCELGRQLGSSAKNSVAGKLTWIPESNVLFGSAVTCGAFGYSGYMRLWDARSGKVVWETNEPGSGRSSRFGDSFADVDVDVEGLKVLKVCSKSGDLGVADLRNLGDDPWVYLKDKNPGMGNTSRKGIGNVKIHCFRKEVLVGRDGELEVWSTVEGRGSGDDESKGNSEELYCRNYVDKSEDSEKGIIKEIEGGGDRLFVSRENAEGIEVWETSTFSGVRSVL; encoded by the coding sequence ATGGAGAGCCAAAATTTACAGCCGGCCATCAAAACCCTAACCCAAGAACGTATCAAGCTCAACGTCGGCGGCGAGCTCTTTGAAACCACTGTCTCCACCATACGCTCCGGCGGTCCAGAGTCTCTCTTGTATGCTCTATCATACCGGTCCATAGATGATCGGAATCCAATTTTCATAGATCGCGATCCAGAGATATTCTCCGTCCTCCTTTCTCTTCTCCGCACCAACCGATTGCCTTCATCGGCTCGCCGATTTTCAAAGCAGGAACTCTCCGATGAAGCCGTGTTCTACGGTATCGAGACTAATTTCAATTTAGCAATCTCTCCTCCGCCGTTCAACGGCATCGATGCATCCATCGTCGCCAACGTCCGCCCTACTTCCGACGGCGTCGTATCGTCTTTCACGGCTGCAAATGGAGACGGCTCCATCTGGCTAGCTCACGGAGGTCAAATCTCCAGCTACGATCGGAATTTAATCCACGAGAGAACGATTAGAACTCACTTAGACGAAATCAGCTCAATCCGGCGCGTTTGGCCAGAAATTGCAGCGTTAGGTTCAAACACCACTTCCGGACTTCATTTCTACAATTTCTACAGCGGGCGACACATCGGCTCATCTCACTGGTCAGATCCTACTGATCCTCGCATCTACAAAGCCAGAGTAACCGCAATCGCCGATTCACCGACTTCAATTTTCGCCGCCTTCGATTGCCCTCACAGAGAGAATTCCATACTCCTCATCGACAAATCAAGCCTGAAAATCAAGTGTGAACTCGGGCGACAACTTGGATCCTCGGCCAAGAACAGCGTCGCCGGAAAGCTGACGTGGATACCAGAAAGCAACGTACTGTTCGGAAGCGCAGTAACGTGTGGAGCATTTGGGTACTCAGGGTACATGAGGCTATGGGACGCTAGGTCGGGTAAAGTGGTTTGGGAAACGAACGAGCCAGGTTCGGGTCGAAGCAGTAGATTCGGGGACTCTTTCGCTGACGTGGATGTGGACGTGGAAGGGTTGAAGGTATTGAAAGTGTGCTCGAAATCAGGGGATTTGGGAGTGGCAGATCTTCGTAATTTAGGGGATGATCCATGGGTATATTTGAAAGACAAAAATCCAGGGATGGGAAATACGAGTAGAAAGGGGATTGGGAATGTGAAAATTCATTGCTTTAGAAAAGAGGTGTTGGTAGGGAGAGATGGAGAATTGGAGGTTTGGTCGACGGTGGAAGGAAGAGGAAGTGGAGATGATGAATCAAAAGGGAACAGTGAGGAATTATATTGTAGGAATTACGTGGATAAGAGTGAGGATTCAGAGAAAGGGATTATAAAGGAAATAGAAGGTGGTGGGGATAGGCTGTTTGTTTCTCGAGAAAATGCAGAAGGAATTGAGGTTTGGGAAACTTCTACCTTTTCCGGTGTCCGTTCGGTTTTATGA
- the LOC101214100 gene encoding protein root UVB sensitive 5 isoform X1, which yields MSVAVQLSLPSCAFESSSLIHSGRLRNRRQIFCNRTDLPHREDDDKNGVDCSREQIQRRVILVEKYGNSALKKYFLDDNQRLQFFLDEQTSPTSNGFKESRFSETKLSWLPGLIKDFILPTGFPESVSDDYLQYMIRQFPTNVTGWICHTLVTSSLLKAVGIGSFSGTTTAASAVAIRWVSKDGIGAVGRLFIGGRFGNLFDDDPKQWRMYADFIGSAGSIFDLATPLYPSYFLPLASLGNLTKAVARGLKDPSFRVIQNHFAVSGNLGEIAAKEEVWEVVAQLLGLAIGILILDTPGLVNSYSVLSATWLSMRLLHLWLRYQSLAVLHFNTINLKRARILARAHVLHNKVPGTVECNSEESILVWERFTRPSIIFGVPLEEMMGSERSSTVMKLLKLYANEKYILMLDSQDKDLKVFVSFKVGASSMTVLRSIWQTYWLNKHLDTTENVIHQLAQSLSEMEDKFNEFVQLLEGAGWDTHQLSLKVHIPFQWLNHRNSKVKRVGLWGELLF from the exons ATGTCTGTCGCTGTGCAACTCTCATTGCCTTCTTGTGCGTTTGAATCTTCCAGTTTGATTCACAGTGGAAGACTGCGAAATCGTCGTCAAATTTTCTGCAACCGAACTGATCTTCCTCACAGAGAAGATGATGACAAGAACGGCGTTGATTGCAGCAG AGAACAAATCCAGCGGCGAGTAATTTTGGTCGAGAAGTATGGAAATAGCGCTCTGAAGAA GTATTTTCTAGATGATAACCAACGGTtgcaattttttcttgatgaacAAACATCTCCGACATCCAATGGCTTCAAAGAATCTCGTTTTTCAGAAACAAAATTATCCTGGCTTCCAGGTCTCATAAAGGATTTTATTTTACCCACCGGATTTCCAG AATCAGTTTCAGATGATTATTTGCAGTACATGATACGGCAGTTCCCCACTAATGTTACTGGATGGATCTGTCACACGTTGGTCACATCCAGTCTTCTCAAG GCAGTCGGTATAGGCTCCTTCTCAGGAACTACTACAGCTGCTTCTGCTGTTGCCATCAG ATGGGTCTCTAAGGATGGCATTGGAGCAGTTGGGCGCTTATTCATTG GTGGACGTTTTGGTAATCTTTTTGACGATGATCCGAAACAATGGCGAATGTATGCTGACTTCATTGGCAGTGCGGGAAG CATCTTTGATCTTGCTACTCCACTATATCCTAGCTATTTTCTACCATTGGCTTCTCTTGGAAATCTTACCAAG GCAGTTGCAAGAGGACTGAAAGATCCTTCATTTCGAGTTATTCAAAACCATTTTGCGGTTTCAGGAAATTTGGGAGAGATAGCAGCAAAG GAGGAAGTTTGGGAAGTAGTTGCGCAGCTGCTCGGTCTTGCTATAGGGATCCTAATCTTG GATACACCAGGACTTGTAAATTCATATTCAGTGTTATCAGCAACGTGGCTAAGCATGCGGCTTCTGCATCTTTGGTTGCGATACCAATCTCTTGCAGTCTTGCACTTTAATACT ATAAATCTGAAACGCGCTCGTATCCTAGCAAGGGCTCACGTTTTGCACAACAAAGTACCAg GAACAGTTGAGTGCAACAGCGAAGAAAGCATATTAGTGTGGGAAAGGTTTACGAGGCCTTCGATTATCTTTGGTGTACCATTGGAGGAGATGATGGGTAGTGAGAGATCTTCCACG GTGATGAAACTGTTGAAATTATATGCCAATGAGAAATACATCCTCATGCTGGACTCACAAGATAAAGACTTAAAGGTCTTCGTCTCCTTCAAG GTGGGTGCTTCTAGCATGACAGTTTTACGTAGTATTTGGCAAACTTACTGGCTCAATAAGCACTTGGACACCACAGAAAACGTCATCCATCAGCTTGCACAAAGCCTATCGGAGATGGAAGATAAGTTCAATGAATTTGTGCAACTGTTGGAGGGAGCTGGTTGGGATACTCATCAATTAAGCTTAAAG gtaCACATTCCTTTTCAATGGCTCAATCATAGGAACTCCAAAGTTAAACGTGTTGGTTTGTGGGGAGAACTTTTATTCTAA
- the LOC101214581 gene encoding high mobility group B protein 1, whose product MKGSKGKGTSRVSKEALKPVDDRKVGKRKAVVKADKGIKRPTKKDLKAKKDPNKPKRPPSAFFVFLEEFRKEYKRENPNVKAVSAVGKAGGEKWKSLSHAEKAPYEAKAAKRKAEYEKLMRAYDSKKASAADDEESERSKSEVNDEDEASEEEHQEDDDEEDEDDEEDD is encoded by the exons ATGAAGGGGTCCAAGGGTAAGGGAACATCAAGGGTTTCCAAAGAAGCTTTGAAGCCAGTCGATGATAG AAAGGTTGGGAAGCGAAAGGCTGTCGTTAAAGCTGACAAGGGTATCAAACGACCAACAAAGAAAGATTTGAAAGCCAAGAAAGATCCCAACAAACCTAAGAGGCCTCCGAGTGCTTTCTTTGTTTTCCT CGAGGAGTTCAGAAAGGAGTACAAAAGGGAAAATCCTAATGTGAAGGCAGTATCTGCA GTCGGAAAAGCTGGAGGAGAGAAGTGGAAATCCTTAAGTCATGCA gaaaaagcacCATATGAAGCCAAGGCAGCTAAGAGGAAGGCTGAATATGAAAAGCTTATGAGGGCATATGACAGCAAGAAG GCCAGCGCAGCAGATGATGAAGAATCAGAGAGGTCAAAATCTGAAGTGAATGACGAGGATGAGGCCAGTGAGgag GAGCATCAAGAAGACGACGACGAGGAGGATGAGGATGATGAGGAAGATGACTAA
- the LOC101214100 gene encoding protein root UVB sensitive 5 isoform X2, protein MSVAVQLSLPSCAFESSSLIHSGRLRNRRQIFCNRTDLPHREDDDKNGVDCSREQIQRRVILVEKYGNSALKKYFLDDNQRLQFFLDEQTSPTSNGFKESRFSETKLSWLPGLIKDFILPTGFPESVSDDYLQYMIRQFPTNVTGWICHTLVTSSLLKAVGIGSFSGTTTAASAVAIRWVSKDGIGAVGRLFIGGRFGNLFDDDPKQWRMYADFIGSAGSIFDLATPLYPSYFLPLASLGNLTKAVARGLKDPSFRVIQNHFAVSGNLGEIAAKEEVWEVVAQLLGLAIGILILDTPGLVNSYSVLSATWLSMRLLHLWLRYQSLAVLHFNTINLKRARILARAHVLHNKVPGTVECNSEESILVWERFTRPSIIFGVPLEEMMGSERSSTVMKLLKLYANEKYILMLDSQDKDLKVFVSFKVGASSMTVLRSIWQTYWLNKHLDTTENVIHQLAQSLSEMEDKFNEFVQLLEGAGWDTHQLSLKI, encoded by the exons ATGTCTGTCGCTGTGCAACTCTCATTGCCTTCTTGTGCGTTTGAATCTTCCAGTTTGATTCACAGTGGAAGACTGCGAAATCGTCGTCAAATTTTCTGCAACCGAACTGATCTTCCTCACAGAGAAGATGATGACAAGAACGGCGTTGATTGCAGCAG AGAACAAATCCAGCGGCGAGTAATTTTGGTCGAGAAGTATGGAAATAGCGCTCTGAAGAA GTATTTTCTAGATGATAACCAACGGTtgcaattttttcttgatgaacAAACATCTCCGACATCCAATGGCTTCAAAGAATCTCGTTTTTCAGAAACAAAATTATCCTGGCTTCCAGGTCTCATAAAGGATTTTATTTTACCCACCGGATTTCCAG AATCAGTTTCAGATGATTATTTGCAGTACATGATACGGCAGTTCCCCACTAATGTTACTGGATGGATCTGTCACACGTTGGTCACATCCAGTCTTCTCAAG GCAGTCGGTATAGGCTCCTTCTCAGGAACTACTACAGCTGCTTCTGCTGTTGCCATCAG ATGGGTCTCTAAGGATGGCATTGGAGCAGTTGGGCGCTTATTCATTG GTGGACGTTTTGGTAATCTTTTTGACGATGATCCGAAACAATGGCGAATGTATGCTGACTTCATTGGCAGTGCGGGAAG CATCTTTGATCTTGCTACTCCACTATATCCTAGCTATTTTCTACCATTGGCTTCTCTTGGAAATCTTACCAAG GCAGTTGCAAGAGGACTGAAAGATCCTTCATTTCGAGTTATTCAAAACCATTTTGCGGTTTCAGGAAATTTGGGAGAGATAGCAGCAAAG GAGGAAGTTTGGGAAGTAGTTGCGCAGCTGCTCGGTCTTGCTATAGGGATCCTAATCTTG GATACACCAGGACTTGTAAATTCATATTCAGTGTTATCAGCAACGTGGCTAAGCATGCGGCTTCTGCATCTTTGGTTGCGATACCAATCTCTTGCAGTCTTGCACTTTAATACT ATAAATCTGAAACGCGCTCGTATCCTAGCAAGGGCTCACGTTTTGCACAACAAAGTACCAg GAACAGTTGAGTGCAACAGCGAAGAAAGCATATTAGTGTGGGAAAGGTTTACGAGGCCTTCGATTATCTTTGGTGTACCATTGGAGGAGATGATGGGTAGTGAGAGATCTTCCACG GTGATGAAACTGTTGAAATTATATGCCAATGAGAAATACATCCTCATGCTGGACTCACAAGATAAAGACTTAAAGGTCTTCGTCTCCTTCAAG GTGGGTGCTTCTAGCATGACAGTTTTACGTAGTATTTGGCAAACTTACTGGCTCAATAAGCACTTGGACACCACAGAAAACGTCATCCATCAGCTTGCACAAAGCCTATCGGAGATGGAAGATAAGTTCAATGAATTTGTGCAACTGTTGGAGGGAGCTGGTTGGGATACTCATCAATTAAGCTTAAAG ATTTGA
- the LOC101214343 gene encoding probable envelope ADP,ATP carrier protein, chloroplastic has product MAKPARNEHNGTFIWRNIPTLTTSLQSAQDISEGLWSNNAQLSRIPAPDFCRLQCKFACISVVEKRDQHEFSPSPSQLLTHPLALLALVPKDAALFAAGAVAGAAAKSVTAPLDRIKLLMQTHGVRVAHEGTKKAIGFIEAITTIGQNEGVKGYWKGNLPQVIRVIPYSAVQLFAYEFYKKLFRGKDGELSVLGRLGAGACAGMTSTFITYPLDVLRLRLAVEPGYRTMSEVALNMLKEEGIASFYYGLGPSLIGIAPYIAVNFCIFDLLKKSLPEKVQKRTETSLLTALISASCATLTCYPLDTVRRQMQMRGTPYKTVLEAISGIVAHDGVVGLYRGFVPNALKTLPNSSIRLTVYDFVKRLIATSEKEFQQLVEDNREKKSQTSN; this is encoded by the exons atGGCCAAACCTGCGAGAAACGAACACAACGGAACATTCATATGGCGGAATATTCCAACCCTTACAACCTCTCTACAATCTGCTCAAGATATCTCTGAAGGATTATGGAGTAATAACGCTCAACTTTCCCGTATTCCGGCCCCCGATTTCTGCCGCCTTCAATGCAAATTTGCCTGCATTTCGGTTGTGGAAAAGAGAGACCAACACGAATTCTCACCCTCTCCGTCTCAGCTCCTCACGCATCCACTGGCTTTACTCGCCTTGGTGCCCAAAGACGCCGCGCTTTTTGCCGCCGGCGCCGTTGCTGGTGCTGCTGCGAAGAGCGTCACGGCTCCTCTCGACCGTATCAAGCTTCTTATGCAG ACTCATGGTGTACGAGTAGCGCATGAAGGCACTAAGAAAGCAATTGGTTTCATTGAG GCTATAACAACTATAGGTCAGAATGAAGGAGTTAAAGGTTACTGGAAAGGCAACCTTCCTCAG GTCATACGGGTTATACCTTATAGTGCAGTACAGCTTTTTGCTTATGAATTTTACAAG AAACTCTTTAGGGGGAAAGATGGTGAACTATCTGTCCTTGGAAGACTTGGTGCAGGTGCTTGTGCTGGCATGACATCTACTTTT ATCACATACCCACTAGATGTCCTAAGATTACGTTTGGCAGTTGAACCAGGTTACCGAACCATGTCTGAG GTTGCCTTGAATATGCTAAAAGAGGAAGGCATTGCGTCCTTCTACTATGGTCTTGGACCTTCCCTTATTGGCATAGCTCCTTATATTGCTGTAAACTTCTGCATTTTTGACTT ATTGAAGAAGTCTTTGCcagaaaaagttcaaaagagAACTGAAACATCTCTACTTACAGCCTTGATATCAGCTTCCTGTGCCACACTAACGTGTTATCCTTTGGACACTGTGAGAAGACAGATGCAGATGAGAGGCACACCTTACAAGACAGTTTTGGAAGCCATCTCAG GTATTGTTGCACATGATGGAGTTGTTGGCTTGTACAGGGGATTTGTTCCAAACGCTTTGAAGACCCTTCCAAATAGCAG CATCAGGCTTACAGTTTACGACTTTGTGAAGCGACTCATAGCAACAAGCGAAAAGGAGTTTCAGCAACTAGTTGAAGATAATCGTGAGAAGAAAAGCCAAACAAGTAATTGA
- the CAX3 gene encoding vacuolar cation/proton exchanger 1-like isoform X1 produces MASQTEPWLMENGTLKRLTKEHRHGHGRTAHNMSSSSLRKKSDLTLVSKIQFGCLRKFCINLQEVILGTKLSILFPAIPLAIVAQNFGFGRPWIFALSLLGLTPLAERVSFLTEQIAYFTGPTVGGLLNATCGNATELIIAILALTQRKIDVVKYSLLGSVLSNLLLVLGTSLFCGGIANIRREQNYDRRQADVNSLMLMLSLLCHLLPLLFGYAAASASTAAASTLHLSRASSIVMLTAYIAYLVFQLWTHRQLFEAEEGEDDDVPGEEAVIGFWSAFAWLVGMTLVIALLSEYVVNTIEEASTTWGLSVSFLSIILLPIVGNAAEHAGAIIFAFKNKLDISLGVALGSATQIALFVIPMCVIVAWTMGVDMDLNFNLMETGSLGLAIIATAFTLQDGTSHYIKGLVLLLCYIIIAACFFVSKTQEDNNNAPNLGLQSSNQAIFRA; encoded by the exons aTGGCTTCCCAAACAGAGCCTTGGCTAATGGAAAATGGAACCCTTAAGCGCCTAACCAAAGAGCATCGACATGGCCATGGTCGAACAGCTCATAACATGTCCTCCTCTTCCTTACGCAAAAAGTCCGATTTAACCCTCGTCTCCAAAATCCAATTCGGCTGTCTCCGTAAGTTTTGTATTAATCTTCAGGAGGTCATTTTGGGAACCAAACTTTCCATTCTCTTCCCCGCGATTCCTCTCGCTATTGTCGCTCAGAATTTTGGCTTTGGAAGA cCTTGGATTTTTGCATTGAGCTTGCTGGGCCTTACGCCATTGGCTGAACGTGTCAGCTTCCTAACCGA GCAAATCGCTTATTTCACTGGTCCAACAG tTGGGGGGCTTTTGAATGCAACATGTGGAAATGCAACGGAGCTGATAATTGCAATATTAGCACTGACACAAAGGAAGATAGACGTGGTGAAGTATTCTCTATTGGGTTCTGTTCTTTCAAaccttcttcttgttcttggAACTTCTCTCTTTTGTGGTGGAATTGCTAATATTAGACGGGAACAAAACTATGACAGA AGGCAAGCTGATGTCAACTCCCTCATGTTGATGCTATCTTTACTGTGCCACCTATTGCCTTTACTCTTTGGCTACGCTGCCGCCTCTGCCTCCACGGCCGCCGCCTCGACCCTCCATCTGTCCAGAGCTAGCAGCATTGTAATGCTCACTGCTTACATTGCTTACTTGGTCTTTCAACTCTGGACTCATCGACAACTGTTTGAAGCTGAG GAAGGTGAAGACGATGACGTTCCAGGAGAAGAGGCAGTGATCGGATTCTGGAGTGCATTTGCATGGCTTGTTGGAATGACACTCGTTATTGCTTTGCTTTCCGAGTACGTTGTCAACACAATTGAG GAAGCATCTACTACTTGGGGTTTGTCTGTGAGTTTCCTTAGCATAATCTTGCTCCCTATTGTTGGAAATGCCGCCGAACACGCGGGGGCTATCATATTTGCCTTCAAGAATAAGTTG GACATATCTTTGGGGGTTGCCCTGGGATCTGCAACACAAATTGCACTATTTGTG ATTCCAATGTGTGTGATAGTAGCTTGGACAATGGGAGTGGACATGGACCTAAATTTCAACCTAATGGAAACAGGGTCACTTGGATTAGCAATTATTGCCACAGCCTTCACTTTACAAGATGGAACCTCTCATTATATTAAAGgccttgttcttcttctttgctaCATTATCATTGCTGCTTGCTTCTTTGTTTCCAAGACACAAGAAG ATAATAACAATGCTCCCAACTTGGGACTCCAATCTTCAAACCAAGCAATCTTCAGAGCTTAA